The genomic DNA GGAAGCGAGGGGCGGGGACGAGGGGAGGACCAGCCCCTTTGGGCAGTGGATGGGAGGCACAGTAAAGGAGTGGCGTGCTCACGATGCCAGACCCGGAGTAGTTTATAGGTGGATGGCATTTCTGGCGTGAGGCCCGGTTGGTTCTTCACACAGGGGTCTCCCTGCTCAAATCATAGCTGTCGTCTGAACGGGTTAGATGTGTCTTCTGTTATAGTGCCtctgaagaaagaacaaagaaggtCTTTGCATACAGGATACCGACAGTCCCAGGAGCAGAAATTGCCAGCCAATGGTAACAGAACAACAAGCCAAGGAAGACGactggcagggggctgggaatgtggcctagtggtagagtgcttgcctcacatacatgaggccctgggtttgattcctcggcaccacacagatagaaaaagccggaagtggtgctgtggctcaagtggcagagtgctagcctcgagcaacaagaagctcagggacagtgctcaggccctgagtccaagccccaggactggcaacaacaacaacaacaacaaaaaaggacgaCTGCCAATTGGCCAGGAAAACATTCCAGATAGcaagtgctaaggccctgagggGTGAGGGAGCCAGCTCTGTTctaggaaataaaaacagacaagacagaaacaacaacaaaaaacacaaaagtcaTTTGGTTTGTCAAACTAAGAATCAGTTTTATAGGTCAAGGGCCTGCGTACCTGGAAGcctggcttaggcctgtaatcctagctacccgggaggctgccATTTCAGCATCTCTACGGGAAGCTAACCTGGGCGGAAAAAATCCTCGAGAGccccatctccagttaagcagacCAAGAGCTCAAGGGAAGTGTCAGTGGCCAGTGACAAAGCCAAgccagagtatgaggccctgagttcaagtcacggCACCACGCTCCCCACCTAAAGTCTATTTtgtagttgggcatggtggtacatcgGGCCTGTAGTCCCAGACACGtgggagggtgaggcaggaggatcacaaactCAGGGGTTACAGACTAACCTGGACAACGTGTTAAGGCCCtatcttaaaacacacacacacacacacacaccaataaattTTAAGCACCAGTTTGTGCTTTGAATGATGGTGGAGGTGTTCTCTACGATTCctggtggctgggggggggggggcaggaggcgcCGAGAAGTGATGAACCCAGCCAGAAGCCGATCACAGGGCCCTGAAGGATAGAAGTGCGTAGGGTCCAGCTGTCCCTCTgacccccggggggggggtggcgaggaAGGACTGAGGGGTGCCCCTCACCCGACTTGGTCACAGCCACAGAGCACGTGGGAAGAAGCATGGACCCACTGAGTAGTGGGGGATGGGGGCCTGTGGggaccccccccaccttcccaaaGGGGGTCCCAAGCCAGCCTCTCCCAGCTGCCTCGGGCCTGCAACCACCCTCCTCCGCCCATCTCTACCGCACCAGCCACTTGGGAGAGTCATTTCATTTCTCAAATTAAAAATCCATTTTGGGCTGTGAATAATGGATGgatgagcgggggggggggggagggcaggaagacAGCGTGGCCCTGCTCGAGGCTGAGGCTGGTCGGCTGGCCGGGGCGGAGGCCACAGTGCACGGCAGAGATAACTCCTTGCCCCGGCTTGTGGCAGGGGCCCGGGGATCGGGTCCACGCTGTGCACAGCAAAGTATTGCTGAGATGGGTCTGCccgtggccaggcctggggctggccggCCCGGCGTCACGCTGCAGCCTTCTTTTAGGGTACGTGGCATGGCACCTCACTGGGTAAATGCTCAAGAGATCAGATTTGAGTTCTTTCCCTTTAAAGAGAGCCCGGAGCCAGGCTTTTGGGTCTCCAGCAGGTAGTTGGGCTCTGCCCTCGGTCAGGGCAGGGGCGGAACAGCTCCCAAACCGCTTgcttccctgtcctcctcctgctcccctcccccagcgccGGCCCCCTCCACTGCAACCCCAGCTGCTTGCTGCCCAgatcctccctcccgccccccccccccccaccaagcacACGGTAGCCTGACTCAGGCCTTGGCTGGGCTTCGCTGTGCCCTGTCATTTTCTCTTGCTCATCAGTCTTGAGGTCACCTTGGGATGTGGGGGAGGAGCTCTGCACATCCCACATTGGGAACGAGGGAATTGGGGGGTCAgatcccagcacccccccccccactcactgGTATCCTCTCCTCACTTTCCCTTTCTAAGAAGAAGAAGAGGCCGGAGAGGAAGAGTGTGAGCCTCGGGCCCTCTCCTCATGGGCAGGCTGACCAGGACCGAGGGGTCGGCGGGCCTCATCACAAGCCGATTCCCACGGGGCCGGGGTCAGGCTGGGGGTGGGAATGAGACGCTGGGCCGGGCGGCCCcgttggatgaatggatcaatgaaTGGCCGTGTGGGGGTGAGGGCTGACCTGGGAGgtaggaggcagggggaggggcagagagctCGGGTCCCCCATCTTCCGGTGGCTGGAGACCCAAGtccccagggggagggggggtgatggTGGTGGGAAGCGCGTTGGCCTCCGTGCCTTGCTGTCGGAGAAGAGTCAGCTTCctgagacaatatccatttttatatttcttggaAATTTCGTGGCATTCATTTCGGGGAAAATAAAAGCTGTCATTGCTGGAGAAATGATACCAATCAGGGTCTGAAAAGGCTGGAAAATTATCCTCCTGGAGATGAAACGTGGAGGGGAAAATGCAGATTAAAAGCACAAAGAGCCACTCTGCCaccgccctgccctccctccccctccccctccccctccccgaacCACCACGTTTTTTGCGCAATTCCATCTCTCCGTAGAATTAATTGGACCTGAGGAGAATGCGCAGGGCAGAAGAAGACCCCAGAATGGCCGGAGCTAGAGGCAGGATGGCCAGAAACAGACAGAGGTGGCCATCAGGGCGACGGGCCCCAGGGGAGGACGGCAAGATGGCAGGCTGATCCCTCTAGTCCCCGCCAGACATGTCATTGCTTAGGAAGTGCTGGAGCCCCAAGGCCTTACTGGTGTTCTTGGGGTGGGTAGGGCCGGGCAGAGTGGGAAGAGACTCAGAAATATCATTCATCCAAGCAGCCCCAACTTCTCAGTGTCAAATGTGGCCTGCCCCTGAGTGCAgtaggggggggggtggtggtgggcagAATTAGGCTCCATCTCAGAGCAGGGGCAGGGGTAGGGTcggtttttccatttaaaaaccaAGTCCAAAAGGCAGAAGGGAGCAGGTGCCCATGTACAGCCTGCTCCCGAACTCCAGGCTCAGGGCCCGAGGTCGGGGACTCCAGGACAAAGGACCGGGCTGCCTCCCTCGTGGGGAGGAGCTCCATCTCTAGGCCTTTCCTCCCTACCTGGGCCGGGGACTTCCTGGGCAGAGTGGCCAGGGCCAGCCAAGCTTGGGGAGGCAGCAGGCTCAGCCTCCCCACTGGGGTTGGGCACAGGGCTCTTGGCCAGCCGGAGTCCCAGACATGGGCTGATGTGGGCCAGGGGTTAAAAGGAGGACCAGGAAGTCTGCCACGGACGGTCTCTGGGCGCCGGGCACTGCCCCATCTCTGCCTTCCCACCGCCTGAAGCTCAGCTCCAGTTTGCTGGGCTTGTCCCGGACGGCCCACGAGCGAGCGTCCGGGATTTGCAGCCTCAACCCCTTCCCAGCAGGCTGGTAGGCGGCTCCGGGCCGAGTGGAGGCATCGCCTCAGGAAGGGCCCCCCTTCTGGGCAGCCGCAGCGGGCCGGGCGCACTCCTCCCGGGACCGACCCAGGGGCAGACTCCCGGTCCCCGAGCCGGGAGCGGGTGGCGCGGTCCTCCGGAGCGCGTCTCGGCGGCCGCCGCGTCCCCATCTCCGCGCGGCCGCCGCCGAGCTGACAGGTAGCCGGGAGCCAAGCAGGAaggagggggcgcggggggcgggcggaggAGGGTGGAGCCGCCGGCGCGCCCCCTCCCtcggggccggcgggcggcgcggcggcAGAGGAGGCGGCGGGCGCACGGAGAGGGCGGCGGGAGCTGTAGCTCGCCGCGCTCCGCGCTCGCCCCGCTCCGCCTCGGCTCGCGGCTCCGGCCCGGCTCCTCCGTCCTCGGCCGTCCCGGGCGCGCACCGGCCGGGTAAGTCTGCTGGCCGCCGCGGCCTCCACCAGCGCGGCGCCGGCCGCTGCGCCGGGCCTCCCGGCTTTGTCTGCGTCCTCCCGGCTCGGGctccagcggcggcggcggcggcggcgactccGGGACTCGGTCCTCGGGATCCGCTGactgcgccgcgccgcgccggagGCTCTGAGCCCCGGGCTCGCGAGGCGCAGGGGGTGAAACTTCGCCCAAGTTTGGGTTCGGGGGAGAACCTGTTGGAGCCGGGAGTGGCCCGAGGCGGGAATGGGGAGCGGAGGACGCGGTCCgtctccccggctccccggcagCCGTCGGGGGGAGGCGGGACGCCTGGAGACGGCCGCAGTTGGGAAGCGCTGGGGGGACCCCGGGGGCGGCCCGGACGGAGTTTAGTTCtttggtcctggtgcttggatGCCTGGTGCGGGGAGCCCGAGGCGGCCTCGGGGTCCTCCCGGGCGCGCCCCTGACCTGCTGATCTGGGATGGCCAAAAACAAAGGCGAGGGCAAGAGGCAGCTGAGCACAGATCCCGCTGTGTGCGGGGCGCGAGCCTCCTGCCCGGGGCCCCCGAGCGAGCGGGGCACGCGGGGCAGTCAGGGTACAAGGAAGCCCGActgcgccccgcgccgcccgctcgcagcctcccctcccctccttgccGGGTGGCAAcgccaggccaggccctggggagccgggggggggggagtggggtggaCTCTAAGGGCCTCCCGGCCCCGCTCCGGGGCTCCTGCTGGCGGCGGGGCCTCCCTGAGTCGGCGTCTGCCTCCCGCAGCCTCGCGCGGCCGCGGACCGGGAGCCATGCGGACGGCGGGCAGGAGGCCAGCGGCCGGCGGCCTGGCGGCGTAGGCGGCCCGGGCGGTGCACCGAGGCGCGGGGCGCCGGCCGGCCGGGCGCCATGGAGGCCCCGTACTCCATGAGCGCGCACTACGACGAGTTCCAGGAGGTGAAGTACGCGAGCCGGTgcggcgcgggcggggcgcgcggggcgtcGCTGCCGCCCGGCTttccgcggggcgcggggcgcggcgccggcggggcccgggccggccTGCCGCGCTGGAACCGGCGCGAGGTGTGCCTGCTGTCGGGGCTGGTGTTCGCCGCCGGGCTGTGCGCCATCCTGGCCGCCATGCTGGCGCTCAAGTACctgggcccgggcggcgcggggggcgcggcgggcgcggcgggcgcgggcgcggcgggcggcggcgcgtGTCCCGAGGGCTGCCCCGAGCGCAAGGCCTTCGCGCGCGCCGCGCGCTTCCTGGCCGCCAACCTGGACGCCAGCATCGACCCGTGCCGGGACTTCTACTCGTTCGCGTGCGGCGGCTGGCTGCGGCGCCACGCCATCCCCGACGACAAGCTGACGTACGGCACCATCGCGGCCATCGGCGAGCAGAACGAGGAGCGGCTGCGGCGCCTGCTGGCGCGGCCGGCCGGGGGCCCCGGCGGCGCGGCGCAGCGCAAGGTGCGCGCCTTCTTCCGCTCGTGCCTCGACATGCGCGAGATCGAGCGGCTCGGGCCGCGGCCCATGCTCGACGTCATCGCCGACTGCGGCGGCTGGGACCTGGGCGGCGCGGGGGCCGCGGCCGGGccgccgggggcggcggcggcgcgctggGACCTCAACCGGCTGCTCTACAAGGCGCAGGGCGTGTACAGCGCGGCCGCGCTCTTCTCGCTCACCGTCAGCCTGGACGACAGGAACGCCTCGCGCTACGTCATCCGCGTGAgtgcccggggcgcggggcccgccgCGCCGcctcgcccccgcccgccccgccccgccccgcccggcccggggaTCGCGGCGCTCAGCCCGGCGCGCGCGCGGGAGCCGCGATCCGTTCCCAGCCCGGGGCCCCGCACGCCGGGCCGGCGGGAGAGGAGCGTGGggagcggcggcgggcgggctgcGCTCTGCCCCGGCGCCCCGACCCGCACCTCCCGCGGCTCCCAGGGCGGCCCAGGTGCGGGAGGCCGCGGGCCGGGCTGGCAGGCTCAGCCCAGCAGGACGGGGCTGAGGgctgggcggcgggcggcgggcggaggGGCGTCTGGCCGGTCTTTCCGGGGCATCCGGGTGGCCGGCGGTTGACCTCGGGTGTGGGTGCCCCGTCTGCTTCCCCAGATTGACCAGGACGGGCTCACCCTGCCCGAGAGGACCCTGTACCTAGCTCAGGACGAGGAGAGCGAGAAGGTGCCCGGCGATGGGGCGGCTGGGCTGCTGGGCGGGCCGGGGGCCGTCGCGGGGGAGCCCCGGGgccaggcccgcccccccccctgagGAGTCCCTGTGGGGCGGCAGATCCTGGCGGCCTACAGGGTGTTCATGGAGCGTCTGCTGAGACTTCTGGGAGCCGAGGCCGTGGAGCAGAAGGCCCAGGAGATCCTGCAGCTGGAGCAGAGGCTGGCCAATGTGAGCCGGGGCAGGGGCTGCTGGACGGGAGCAGggtcccgggtggggggggggtggagagggcggCCAGGCTCAGCTCTGCCCTCCCCAGATCACTGTGTCCGAGTACGATGACCTGCGTCGCGACGTCAGCTCCATGTACAACAAGGTGACGCTGGCCCAGCTGCAGAAGATCACCCCCCACGTGAGTGGACGGCCCCAGGcctggggacggggcggggcctggcggcagggggcggggccagctcCTCCCcgcacctgggctctgagttcccgCCCCTCGTCGCCCTCCCCTCCGTCCTCTGTGGCCGCTGTCCTGGCCCCACAGCTGCGGTGGAAGTGGCTGCTGGACCAGATCTTCCAGGAGGACTtctcggaggaggaggaggtggtgctgCTGGCCACAGACTACATGCAGCAGGTGTCCCAGCTGATCCGCTCCACGCCCCGCAGGTGAGGCTGCGATCGCCCGCCGCTCCTTGCCCCTGCCGCACAGCCCTGCTGGGCACCCTGGCCCTGTCTGCTGGGCAACCGCAGGATGGCCACCTCTGTGCAGAGCCCCATGAGGGAGGCCGGTGGGAGCACTGTAATAGGAGTCCAGGTCCCAGGTCTCGGGGTCATTGTTCCCTCCTGCCCCAAGGGAGCTTGGGCCACCTTCTGGGGTGCCATGGTTTCCTCTAggtctggggaaactgagtctggaTGGTTTCTAGGGAGGGTGTGGCTGATGAAGGGCAGCTGGGAGGCAGGGTCTGCCCAGTCCCTGGTCCCAGGGAAAGGCGGAGTGTGTTCTGCCGAGTGACTGAGTCTCAGCACCCTCCAGGCCGAGCTCCTGTGTGCCTGGGTTGCCGTCTTGCCCGTCCCCGTGTGCGCAGGGAGGATCCCGGGCGGCCCCCAGTGTGGGACCCCAGGGGGAGTCGCGTGGGGGACCCACGGGCACACttacacaccccccccccgcttcccctGGCCCCAGGATCCTGCACAACTACCTGCTGTGGCGTGTGGTGGTGGTGCTGAGCGAGCACCTGTCGCCGCCGTTCCGAGAGGCGCTGCACGAGCTGGCCCGGGAGATGGAGGGCAGCGACAAGCCCCAGGAGCTGGCGCGCGTCTGCCTGGGCCAGGCGAATCGCCACTTTGGCATGGCTCTCGGTGCCCTCTTTGTACACGAGCACTTCTCGGCTGCCAGCAAAGCCAAGGTCAGGCtgctcggggggcgggggtgggggggggggtgtggcggTGTGGTCCTCACacattcccttctccctcccacgTCAGGATCTGGAGAGGGTTTCCGGGAAGTCTTTATCAGTCTTCCTCCCCCAGTCCCAGGGCAGGAGCTGTCCTCTACCTGTGCTTCTTTCTGGCATGTTCCTATATGCCTCTCTCAGCCATGCTCAAGGAAGGGCGCAGCATTAGGAATGTACAGCGTGTTTTAGAGCCTTTGCCCCCTTCCAGTCGAGAGCTGTTGTCAGCGTGGCCTGCATGGACCCCCACCTTTAGGGACTCTCCTTGGTGCTTCCATGACAACCTGAGCTTAGGACGTGGTACCGGACGTTGGGAATACCCTTGGTAGCCGGGTGCTAGGGCCAGATCTAAGACCTCCTTGACTGACCTCTGATTCCTGGCCTTTGACCTGGCAGGTGCAACAGCTGGTGGAAGACATCAAGTACATCTTGGGCCAGCGCCTGGAGGAACTTGACTGGATGGACGCCCAGACCAAGGCAGCTGCTCGGGCTAAGGTGAGATGGGATCTGGGTCTGATACTGCTTCCAAGACCCTTTTTCTGTGTGCCGACTGGGTGCCAGGCCGTGGAGgatgatgagagaaagagaggcctTGGTGGAATTGGCACCGTCTGGGCTGCCACCCCTAGGCTGGCCTCGTGCTTTTGCCCGCTGCCTTCAGAGGACCTGGCCCATTCTTCTGCCCTGTCTCCCACAGCTCCAGTACATGATGGTCATGGTGGGCTACCCAGACTTCCTGCTTAAGCCAGAGGCCGTGGACAAGGAGTACGAGGTAGGGGCCTCCCCCCTGCTCCACCCAGCCCAATGGGCAGGCTTTTCCAGGCCCCTGACCCAGACCCCCGGGAAGCCCACCACAGGACACAGACAGATGAactcctggctactcagcagCTGGCCAGGTTCTCTCCGGGCCTGCTGCTGAGTGCCGCCCACCTCTCGTGCAGTTTGAGGTCCATGAGAAGACCTACTTCAAGAACATCCTGAACAGCATCCGCTTCAGCATCCAGCTCTCCGTCAAGAAGATCCGGCAGGAGGTGGACAAGTCCACGTGGGTGCTTCGCGGagagcgggggggcggggagataGTCGTGGAGGGCTTGGAGGAGCAGACTGCTTCAGACGTGTAGGGTGCATGGGCCTGCACAGGGCTTGGGATGGGGCCAGCAGGGTGTGACCCAGCCTGGGGAGGCCCGGAGGATGCTCACTTGGGGCTGGACCATGGGAACCCGGTTGAAGAAGGCTGGAGTGTGAGGAGCCTTCCAGACCCCACCGCTGACTCCAGCTTCCCTCCACAGGTGGCTGCTCCCCCCACAGGCGCTCAATGCCTACTATCTACCCAATAAGAACCAGATGGGTAAGGAGGCGTGTCCTGGCAGGGGTGGGCGTGCCTTCCAGCGGGCGTGCCTCTCGCCGACCACGCCCTCTTCTTAGTGTTCCCGGCCGGAATCCTGCAGCCCACACTGTATGACCCTGACTTCCCACAGTGAGTACCTGCGGCCGGAGGTCTTGCCTGGAGGGTAAAGTGGGGGAGCTGCGCTGCCCCGTAACTGGGCTGGGTCTTAGCAGCGGCAGACGCTGGCTTCCCAGACTCTCACTTGGTTATCTGCTGGGCGTCGGTGGCTCCCgtgtgtagtcctagctactcaggaggctgagatccaaggatcaagatttgaagtcagcccaagcagacacaGGAGACTTATTTCtattaaaccagcaaaaaaaagccagacggtgaggtgtggttcaggtggtatagcgatgccttgagcacaaaaaaaaagccacgcAAGAGCACCAGACCATGAGTTTAAACCTCTTATTATTGGCaggcgcacgcgtgcacacacacacacacacacacacacacaattgtgtgttgttttttcttaTCGTTTTGTTTAAATGTCACGGATATCCCCAGCCTATTTTAGGCTTATTTAGGGGTTGCAGAAGTGGAGGGGCCCTCGTGATGAGGAAGGAGGCCAAACCCCACGggagtgcctcagtttccttcccgTCTCCCCGCCGTGGTGTCCgcagccctccctcaccacctTTCTTAGGCACTGTTTTCCGGAGGCTGTCTGGACAGGTACCATTGGCCTCCCGCATAGCTCATGAGGAAGATCGGGGTGCGCTCTGTGCTCAGGGCCTCACCGATGTGTCCGTGGCCTCCCTGGCCACCTTCCGGGGCCTGGGCAGCAGCACGGGGCTCTCGGGGAGCGGCCAGGGACCGGGGCCTGATGCAGCCTCTGTGGCCCCAGGTCTCTGAACTACGGGGGCATTGGCACCATCATCGGGCACGAGCTGACGCACGGCTACGACGACTGGGGTGAGGCCCGTGGGGCCCGAGGGGGCGGCCGTTGGTGGGGAGGACTGACTGACTGAGAGGCTGGTGGGTGACAGGCGGGTGGGGCCGGGAGGCTCGCAGGCCTGGGTGCCGAGCCGGCTGTGGGGCGAGGCTCGGTCTCAGCGGCCCGCTGGCCCACGCCCGCAGGGGGCCAGTACGACCGCACCGGGAACCTCCTGCACTGGTGGACCGAGGCCTCGTACAGTCGCTTCCTGCGCAAGGCCGAGTGCATCGTCCGTCTCTATGACAA from Perognathus longimembris pacificus isolate PPM17 chromosome 4, ASM2315922v1, whole genome shotgun sequence includes the following:
- the LOC125350105 gene encoding basic salivary proline-rich protein 2-like, yielding MAPGRPAPRASVHRPGRLRRQAAGRWPPARRPHGSRSAGQGRAREDPEAASGSPHQASKHQDQRTKLRPGRPRGPPSASQLRPSPGVPPPPDGCRGAGETDRVLRSPFPPRATPGSNRFSPEPKLGRSFTPCASRARGSEPPARRGAVSGSRGPSPGVAAAAAAAGARAGRTQTKPGGPAQRPAPRWWRPRRPADLPGRCAPGTAEDGGAGPEPRAEAERGERGARRATAPAALSVRPPPPLPPRRPPAPREGARRRLHPPPPAPRAPSFLLGSRLPVSSAAAARRWGRGGRRDALRRTAPPAPGSGTGSLPLGRSREECARPAAAAQKGGPS
- the Ecel1 gene encoding endothelin-converting enzyme-like 1 isoform X1 encodes the protein MEAPYSMSAHYDEFQEVKYASRCGAGGARGASLPPGFPRGAGRGAGGARAGLPRWNRREVCLLSGLVFAAGLCAILAAMLALKYLGPGGAGGAAGAAGAGAAGGGACPEGCPERKAFARAARFLAANLDASIDPCRDFYSFACGGWLRRHAIPDDKLTYGTIAAIGEQNEERLRRLLARPAGGPGGAAQRKVRAFFRSCLDMREIERLGPRPMLDVIADCGGWDLGGAGAAAGPPGAAAARWDLNRLLYKAQGVYSAAALFSLTVSLDDRNASRYVIRIDQDGLTLPERTLYLAQDEESEKILAAYRVFMERLLRLLGAEAVEQKAQEILQLEQRLANITVSEYDDLRRDVSSMYNKVTLAQLQKITPHLRWKWLLDQIFQEDFSEEEEVVLLATDYMQQVSQLIRSTPRRILHNYLLWRVVVVLSEHLSPPFREALHELAREMEGSDKPQELARVCLGQANRHFGMALGALFVHEHFSAASKAKVQQLVEDIKYILGQRLEELDWMDAQTKAAARAKLQYMMVMVGYPDFLLKPEAVDKEYEFEVHEKTYFKNILNSIRFSIQLSVKKIRQEVDKSTWLLPPQALNAYYLPNKNQMVFPAGILQPTLYDPDFPQSLNYGGIGTIIGHELTHGYDDWGGQYDRTGNLLHWWTEASYSRFLRKAECIVRLYDNFTVYNQRVNGKHTLGENIADMGGLKLAYYAYQKWVREHGPEHPLHRLKYTHNQLFFIAFAQNWCIKRRSQSIYLQVLTDKHAPEHYRVLGSVSQFEEFGRAFHCPKDSPMNPAHKCSVW
- the Ecel1 gene encoding endothelin-converting enzyme-like 1 isoform X2, with protein sequence MEAPYSMSAHYDEFQEVKYASRCGAGGARGASLPPGFPRGAGRGAGGARAGLPRWNRREVCLLSGLVFAAGLCAILAAMLALKYLGPGGAGGAAGAAGAGAAGGGACPEGCPERKAFARAARFLAANLDASIDPCRDFYSFACGGWLRRHAIPDDKLTYGTIAAIGEQNEERLRRLLARPAGGPGGAAQRKVRAFFRSCLDMREIERLGPRPMLDVIADCGGWDLGGAGAAAGPPGAAAARWDLNRLLYKAQGVYSAAALFSLTVSLDDRNASRYVIRIDQDGLTLPERTLYLAQDEESEKILAAYRVFMERLLRLLGAEAVEQKAQEILQLEQRLANITVSEYDDLRRDVSSMYNKVTLAQLQKITPHLRWKWLLDQIFQEDFSEEEEVVLLATDYMQQVSQLIRSTPRRILHNYLLWRVVVVLSEHLSPPFREALHELAREMEGSDKPQELARVCLGQANRHFGMALGALFVHEHFSAASKAKVQQLVEDIKYILGQRLEELDWMDAQTKAAARAKLQYMMVMVGYPDFLLKPEAVDKEYEFEVHEKTYFKNILNSIRFSIQLSVKKIRQEVDKWLLPPQALNAYYLPNKNQMVFPAGILQPTLYDPDFPQSLNYGGIGTIIGHELTHGYDDWGGQYDRTGNLLHWWTEASYSRFLRKAECIVRLYDNFTVYNQRVNGKHTLGENIADMGGLKLAYYAYQKWVREHGPEHPLHRLKYTHNQLFFIAFAQNWCIKRRSQSIYLQVLTDKHAPEHYRVLGSVSQFEEFGRAFHCPKDSPMNPAHKCSVW